One Campylobacterota bacterium DNA window includes the following coding sequences:
- a CDS encoding tape measure protein encodes MEKELRIKLNTVSDLKGIESVKRSFSEMERESMRAVSAQRSVSSATSDAAKSVDNLSERIGFMGHAYVGFQAVMAGSSYMSDLARDAIAQADTWNLLEGRLRLVTDSTQQLVSVQADLFDIAQESRTSFESNADLYARIARATQDMNKSQYETLDVTEAISKSFIVSGAAAESAKAAVIQLGQGFASGVLRGEELNSVLEQAPRLAEAIADGMGVSVGQLKKLGEEGKLTAEKVYEAILTQKKAIEEEFDQMPKTVGQSLVNLQNQIGLTIHEFDQMHGVTTGIAEAISGVTVVLSDHSGEIGDYVGYVGTAVTTILAWKIGTIALSGAQKLHDAYLAASTVTTTAYSMAVGKSAGAVTTLTARQVAANVAMSGWNKIVALNPYAIAGAAIVGVGIVLKNQADELRDSVRRTAVDVENLSAKALQAKITYGTIELDKVNESINNPSIMQSLFGNERIALHRRVQIENELKTYGKQLQKLHEVANAKPSGGGANKPYIPTDKELKAAAKSAEEYAKNYKSLQDTIFNISASDHDKAIKSIEDQAKAWRDQKMPEIEIARYVSEAKSALNRKELDELGSMMKESRKITEEAFATADAEDTQKILQRWESGKSAMLDYYKSVGDETSAFYIEESDKIARLAEAGLLSNEELIGVLEADQETFRKSLEKTKDATIKLNTVFEDAFKSMEDSMVDMFMTGKFKAEDFFNSIIEGIIRMQIRNSITQPLTTAIGSIDFSGMFSGMFASANGNAFNRGAPVYAFANGGAFTNQVVSSPTMAPMSLFGEAGPEAIMPLTRIGSSLGVKATPSNVVVNIQNNSGTPVSEDNVSTSFDGGTMIVNVVLDAITRNKGGMRDTIRGVR; translated from the coding sequence ATGGAAAAAGAGCTTAGAATCAAACTTAATACCGTATCTGACCTCAAAGGGATAGAAAGCGTTAAGCGAAGTTTCTCCGAAATGGAGCGCGAATCGATGCGCGCCGTATCGGCACAGCGATCTGTTTCGTCGGCAACTTCAGATGCAGCAAAATCGGTAGATAACCTGTCTGAACGCATCGGGTTTATGGGACACGCTTATGTTGGCTTCCAGGCCGTTATGGCTGGATCGTCCTATATGAGTGATCTCGCCAGAGATGCCATCGCTCAGGCAGACACATGGAACCTGTTAGAGGGACGTTTACGCCTTGTCACAGATTCCACACAGCAGCTCGTATCGGTGCAGGCCGATCTGTTCGATATTGCGCAGGAAAGCCGGACCAGCTTCGAGAGCAACGCCGATCTGTATGCTCGTATTGCACGGGCTACGCAGGATATGAACAAAAGTCAATATGAAACGCTCGACGTAACGGAGGCCATCAGTAAATCATTTATAGTTTCAGGGGCTGCCGCTGAAAGTGCAAAAGCGGCAGTAATCCAGTTGGGGCAAGGGTTTGCATCCGGAGTACTCCGCGGTGAGGAGCTCAACTCTGTGTTAGAACAGGCACCGAGACTGGCGGAGGCTATTGCAGATGGGATGGGAGTAAGTGTAGGGCAACTTAAAAAGCTTGGCGAGGAAGGGAAGCTTACCGCTGAAAAGGTTTATGAAGCGATCCTAACGCAAAAAAAAGCTATCGAAGAAGAGTTTGACCAGATGCCAAAGACAGTCGGTCAGTCGCTTGTTAATCTTCAAAACCAAATCGGGCTCACTATCCATGAGTTCGATCAGATGCATGGGGTAACTACCGGTATTGCGGAAGCGATATCAGGGGTAACGGTGGTATTGTCTGATCATAGTGGAGAGATCGGAGACTATGTCGGGTATGTTGGTACAGCTGTAACAACTATTTTGGCATGGAAAATTGGGACTATTGCATTATCTGGAGCTCAAAAACTTCATGATGCTTATCTTGCTGCATCTACCGTAACTACTACTGCATATAGTATGGCAGTAGGTAAAAGTGCTGGGGCTGTTACGACATTAACTGCTAGACAAGTTGCTGCTAATGTGGCCATGTCCGGTTGGAATAAAATAGTTGCATTAAATCCATATGCTATCGCTGGTGCAGCGATTGTTGGCGTAGGTATAGTTCTTAAAAATCAGGCAGATGAACTGCGTGATTCAGTGAGAAGAACCGCTGTGGATGTAGAAAACCTGAGCGCAAAAGCACTGCAGGCAAAGATTACATATGGAACTATCGAGCTTGACAAGGTAAATGAATCAATCAATAATCCTTCGATAATGCAATCACTTTTTGGGAATGAAAGGATTGCGCTTCACCGCAGAGTTCAGATTGAGAATGAACTCAAAACATATGGAAAACAGCTTCAAAAATTACATGAAGTCGCGAATGCTAAACCATCTGGTGGAGGGGCAAATAAGCCTTACATACCCACCGATAAAGAGCTAAAAGCAGCAGCCAAATCCGCAGAAGAGTACGCCAAAAATTACAAATCGCTTCAAGATACTATCTTCAATATCAGTGCATCTGATCATGACAAAGCGATCAAATCTATCGAGGACCAGGCAAAGGCGTGGCGTGATCAGAAAATGCCTGAGATAGAAATTGCCAGATACGTATCTGAAGCAAAATCGGCGTTGAACCGTAAAGAGCTTGATGAGCTTGGAAGTATGATGAAAGAATCCAGAAAAATCACAGAGGAAGCATTCGCAACTGCTGATGCCGAAGATACGCAAAAGATACTGCAGCGTTGGGAAAGCGGAAAAAGCGCAATGCTTGACTATTACAAATCCGTAGGCGATGAGACTTCGGCGTTTTATATCGAGGAGTCTGACAAGATCGCCCGTCTTGCAGAAGCAGGTCTTTTGTCCAATGAAGAGCTGATCGGAGTACTCGAAGCGGATCAGGAGACATTCCGTAAATCGCTCGAAAAAACCAAAGACGCTACCATAAAGTTAAACACCGTCTTCGAAGACGCATTCAAATCGATGGAAGATTCGATGGTTGATATGTTCATGACCGGAAAATTCAAAGCGGAAGATTTTTTCAATTCTATCATCGAGGGGATCATCCGGATGCAGATCCGCAACTCGATCACTCAGCCTTTGACCACTGCGATCGGCAGCATCGATTTTTCAGGGATGTTTTCAGGCATGTTCGCATCTGCGAACGGAAACGCCTTTAACCGAGGTGCGCCGGTCTACGCCTTCGCCAACGGGGGTGCGTTTACGAATCAGGTCGTATCTTCTCCGACTATGGCACCGATGTCGCTGTTTGGAGAAGCCGGTCCAGAGGCAATTATGCCGTTGACCCGCATCGGTTCATCGCTCGGTGTGAAGGCCACTCCGTCCAACGTTGTCGTCAATATTCAGAATAACAGCGGCACACCAGTATCAGAGGATAACGTATCCACGTCATTCGACGGCGGGACGATGATCGTCAACGTCGTACTCGATGCGATCACGCGGAATAAAGGCGGTATGAGAGACACCATAAGAGGGGTGCGATAA
- a CDS encoding major capsid protein codes for MAISIFASRAMAAAMRQEKKTGSFILDLLFSKTEPVTSETVDIDIIKGKRRMAPFQSPRVEGKLVEKLGFTTNSYKPAYIKPKKVLESADIVNNRAAGESVYALQSPEERARMKLAEELTDLEDMIIRREEWMACQQIVNGYVDVVGDGVNYRIDLLMDADHKITLTGTDIWTDAGSNPNSDIGTAVQLISKDAGKSANVMIGNTTTMDVYVNHAKVQNTLNTRRIDLGMIKPEDMGDGVSYYGYVTVNGKQLDLYGYDNWYIDDNGVEQPMIPDGQVVITSTKADFRRHYGAIKDKKAGFAAIPRFPKTWDEEDPDATWLMVQSAPLPAAHEIDAIVSMKVY; via the coding sequence ATGGCAATCAGTATTTTTGCATCACGAGCTATGGCGGCGGCAATGCGCCAGGAAAAGAAGACCGGGTCGTTCATACTTGACCTTTTGTTCTCAAAAACCGAACCAGTCACAAGCGAGACGGTGGATATCGACATCATCAAGGGCAAGCGCCGTATGGCACCGTTCCAGTCCCCGCGCGTCGAAGGTAAACTGGTCGAGAAACTCGGATTTACAACCAACAGCTATAAACCGGCATATATCAAGCCTAAAAAAGTGCTCGAATCTGCTGATATCGTTAATAACCGTGCTGCCGGCGAATCGGTGTATGCACTTCAGTCTCCGGAAGAACGTGCCCGTATGAAGCTTGCCGAAGAGCTCACTGATCTTGAGGATATGATCATCCGTCGCGAAGAGTGGATGGCGTGTCAGCAAATTGTAAACGGGTATGTCGATGTCGTCGGCGACGGCGTGAACTACCGGATCGATCTGCTGATGGATGCAGATCATAAAATCACGTTAACCGGAACAGACATCTGGACCGATGCCGGGTCAAATCCGAACAGCGATATCGGAACTGCCGTACAGCTGATCTCAAAAGATGCCGGAAAATCTGCAAACGTCATGATTGGGAACACGACCACTATGGATGTGTACGTGAACCATGCAAAAGTCCAAAACACTCTCAATACACGCCGTATCGATCTTGGGATGATCAAGCCCGAAGACATGGGTGATGGTGTGTCGTACTACGGGTATGTCACGGTCAATGGAAAACAGCTCGATCTTTACGGTTACGATAACTGGTACATCGACGATAACGGCGTAGAGCAGCCGATGATCCCTGACGGCCAGGTCGTCATCACGTCGACAAAAGCAGATTTCCGTCGTCACTACGGTGCGATCAAGGACAAAAAAGCCGGATTCGCAGCTATCCCGCGGTTCCCTAAGACATGGGACGAAGAGGATCCTGATGCAACGTGGCTGATGGTTCAGTCTGCTCCGCTTCCTGCCGCGCATGAGATCGATGCGATCGTCTCTATGAAGGTGTACTAA
- a CDS encoding DUF6475 domain-containing protein, whose protein sequence is MLNENMFLAKMTMLGEMYDKKITDALLDGYWMVLCDMSDEEFVGSIKAILSGRKFASLPKPAEILDFAKPDLESIATIAWSDVERAIYKAGKYESVSFEDRVVNSVIDALGGWVFVCSQDISEMKWLKKEFVKLYSIHSKREDHPTHLIGIAERENGKANVIPMVKAGYVVHAPVIVPALNPARSVNEALIGLSKQVRVS, encoded by the coding sequence ATGCTTAACGAAAACATGTTCCTCGCCAAGATGACAATGCTCGGCGAGATGTATGACAAAAAGATCACCGACGCTTTGCTGGACGGTTACTGGATGGTGCTGTGCGATATGAGCGACGAGGAGTTCGTCGGATCGATCAAAGCGATCCTGTCCGGCCGGAAGTTCGCATCGTTACCGAAGCCTGCCGAAATCCTCGACTTCGCCAAACCGGATCTGGAATCGATTGCGACTATCGCGTGGTCGGATGTGGAGCGTGCGATCTACAAAGCCGGGAAATATGAATCGGTGTCGTTCGAGGACCGCGTCGTCAACTCCGTCATCGATGCGCTGGGCGGGTGGGTGTTCGTCTGCTCTCAGGACATCAGCGAGATGAAGTGGCTGAAAAAAGAGTTTGTCAAGCTGTACTCGATCCACTCGAAGCGTGAAGATCACCCGACACACCTGATCGGGATTGCGGAACGTGAGAACGGGAAAGCGAACGTGATCCCGATGGTGAAAGCCGGATATGTCGTGCATGCTCCGGTAATCGTTCCTGCTCTGAATCCTGCGCGGTCGGTCAACGAAGCGCTGATCGGGTTGAGCAAGCAAGTGAGGGTGTCGTGA
- a CDS encoding phage portal protein: MKYESLAMGGYIGADTSRRSMRSANTTIGSSDTDDLPSLEKLRAIARDMYRNAPIVHGAGDTIRFNVIGSGLTVQSDIDREFLGMDEEAARKWEQNAERLFRFWADSESSDAERTSNFYELQTIALMGALISGDIFAALPYVKREGTPFSLIVQLIEADRCSNPNSSMDTDKIAGGVEVDALGAPTHYHFTKYHPGGLRLSNEWKRIPAFGNSGRRNILHVYEKLRPGQKRGVSILAPIIEPLKQFTDYTHAELTAAVVSGLFTVFIESESGGVNLDMEDENGGSGSNVDADELNLSAGAILGLAPGEKVTTANPNRPNTAFDPFTQAILKQIGAALNIPFEVLMKHFSASYSASRAALLEAWKMFRSRRTWFSKKFCQPIYEAVLTEAVLIGRLDAPGFLEDPMVRRAYCQASWKGPAQGQLNPVNETKAADMRVESGYSTRAAEAAEMNGSDFDQNIKRATVETRQMKESGLFEMKYTTASIEQAKIDQGNEQ; this comes from the coding sequence ATGAAGTATGAGTCACTGGCTATGGGTGGCTATATCGGTGCCGATACGTCGCGCCGGTCCATGCGTTCGGCAAATACAACTATCGGATCATCCGACACCGATGACCTCCCATCTCTCGAAAAACTTCGTGCCATCGCCCGTGATATGTACCGCAACGCTCCGATCGTACACGGGGCAGGGGATACGATCCGGTTTAATGTCATCGGTTCCGGGCTGACCGTCCAGTCAGATATCGACCGCGAATTTTTGGGGATGGATGAGGAAGCGGCGCGCAAATGGGAGCAGAACGCAGAGCGGCTGTTCCGGTTCTGGGCAGATTCGGAGAGCAGCGACGCAGAGCGAACGTCAAATTTTTATGAATTGCAGACGATCGCGCTGATGGGTGCGCTGATCAGCGGGGATATCTTTGCAGCGCTTCCATATGTCAAACGTGAGGGTACTCCGTTCTCACTTATCGTCCAACTGATAGAAGCAGACCGCTGTTCCAACCCGAACAGTAGCATGGATACCGACAAAATCGCCGGAGGGGTAGAAGTAGACGCGCTTGGCGCCCCCACCCACTACCATTTTACAAAATACCATCCAGGGGGACTGCGGTTATCGAACGAGTGGAAACGGATTCCAGCATTCGGAAATAGTGGTCGCAGAAATATCCTGCACGTGTATGAAAAACTCCGCCCCGGGCAGAAGCGCGGCGTCTCTATCCTCGCCCCGATCATCGAACCGCTCAAGCAATTCACCGATTACACCCATGCTGAATTGACAGCTGCGGTGGTAAGCGGACTGTTTACGGTGTTTATCGAGAGCGAATCGGGCGGTGTCAATCTGGATATGGAAGATGAAAACGGCGGCAGCGGGTCAAATGTAGATGCCGATGAGTTGAACCTATCAGCCGGTGCCATCCTCGGGCTTGCCCCTGGTGAAAAGGTGACTACCGCAAACCCGAACCGACCGAACACGGCGTTTGACCCGTTTACTCAGGCGATCCTGAAACAGATCGGCGCTGCGCTAAATATCCCGTTTGAAGTGCTAATGAAACATTTCAGCGCTTCATACTCAGCAAGCCGTGCCGCTCTTCTGGAAGCATGGAAGATGTTCCGTTCCCGCCGCACATGGTTTTCGAAAAAATTCTGTCAACCCATCTATGAGGCGGTGCTCACCGAAGCGGTGCTGATCGGTCGGCTCGATGCTCCCGGTTTTCTAGAAGATCCGATGGTCCGTAGAGCGTATTGTCAGGCATCGTGGAAAGGACCTGCGCAGGGGCAGCTAAACCCGGTCAACGAGACAAAGGCCGCAGACATGAGGGTTGAATCAGGGTACAGCACACGCGCCGCCGAAGCGGCGGAGATGAACGGGAGCGATTTCGATCAGAACATCAAACGAGCTACTGTCGAGACGCGGCAGATGAAAGAATCCGGACTGTTTGAAATGAAATACACGACCGCCTCTATTGAGCAGGCGAAAATTGATCAGGGGAACGAACAATGA
- a CDS encoding terminase gpA endonuclease subunit, with protein sequence MSCNPVYDAFALGFAPDPYITIDEWADKYRQLPKGASAEAGQYSTDRMPYLREVMFELSPQSPVQQVKVKKGTQLGFTEVSNNVLMYYMDVVPTSQLMILPTETLAKRHHDKKLEPSLRAMPSLAEKIHAGKTKSDIGSTFEKNYSGGSLSIGWSGSSANYRSLSCRVVVMDDVEGFVRDVGDEGDPMDLGKKRTDSFGILRKIYINSTPAEAENSNIDPEFEDSDQRHFYMPCPYCNGLVTFEKDGFVFEYNKETYTLIGDVKFACNHCGSLIEEYHKTWMMDLKNGAKWVPHNPGHPHAGFYAPAYLSPIGFVSWNEIFREFLLAKMTMKRGDIRKMKTWVNTRDAKVWEGDMETVKADDLPSRKEHYTAEVPDGVLVLSAGIDTQNDRFEIEVVGYGKDGETWSIDYNIIHGDPADIETRKQLASYLNRTFECEDGARMKIYSKGVDTGGHRTKAAYAFCKPRYSQRVYALKGSSTIGAPFINKRASTKNEGKVNLFLVGVNAGKDEIYANIEVKEPGPNYMHFPDYDIYDDQYFKQLTAEKRDKKTGGWVKYRHRNEAIDCRNYANAALQLAGVDEQILNIGRRIGIVSIQPKDSVEKISRGKKSGRRIISRGR encoded by the coding sequence GTGAGCTGTAATCCTGTTTATGATGCTTTTGCTCTTGGGTTTGCGCCTGATCCATATATCACCATCGATGAGTGGGCAGACAAGTATAGACAGCTCCCAAAAGGGGCCAGTGCCGAGGCGGGACAGTATAGCACTGACCGTATGCCGTATCTCAGAGAGGTTATGTTCGAACTCAGCCCGCAAAGTCCGGTACAGCAGGTAAAGGTCAAAAAAGGGACTCAGCTAGGTTTTACAGAAGTTTCAAATAATGTTTTGATGTATTACATGGACGTAGTTCCTACATCACAGCTGATGATTCTACCAACGGAAACGCTGGCAAAACGTCATCATGATAAAAAACTGGAACCTTCTCTTCGTGCGATGCCAAGCCTTGCCGAAAAGATTCATGCCGGCAAAACCAAATCAGATATCGGGTCAACGTTTGAAAAAAACTATTCAGGCGGGTCATTGTCGATAGGGTGGTCTGGTTCATCGGCAAACTATCGCTCCCTATCATGCCGTGTAGTAGTAATGGATGACGTTGAAGGGTTTGTACGTGATGTTGGAGATGAGGGTGATCCGATGGATCTTGGGAAAAAACGTACCGACTCATTTGGGATACTGCGAAAAATATATATCAACTCCACGCCTGCAGAAGCTGAAAACTCAAACATAGACCCTGAATTCGAAGATTCCGATCAGAGACATTTTTATATGCCTTGCCCATATTGCAACGGACTTGTGACATTTGAAAAAGACGGGTTTGTATTTGAGTATAACAAAGAGACTTACACATTGATCGGAGATGTCAAGTTTGCTTGCAACCACTGCGGATCATTGATCGAAGAATATCACAAGACATGGATGATGGACCTCAAAAACGGTGCAAAATGGGTACCACATAATCCTGGCCATCCTCATGCCGGGTTTTATGCTCCAGCCTATCTATCACCGATAGGGTTTGTTAGCTGGAACGAAATTTTCAGAGAGTTTCTACTGGCAAAAATGACCATGAAGCGCGGCGACATCCGAAAAATGAAAACATGGGTAAATACCCGTGATGCGAAGGTATGGGAAGGCGATATGGAGACGGTAAAAGCCGATGATCTCCCATCACGCAAAGAACATTATACCGCTGAAGTGCCTGATGGAGTTCTTGTGTTATCTGCTGGAATCGATACGCAGAACGACCGATTTGAAATCGAAGTTGTAGGGTATGGAAAAGACGGTGAGACATGGAGCATCGATTACAACATCATTCATGGAGATCCTGCTGACATAGAGACGAGAAAACAGCTTGCATCGTATCTGAACCGTACATTTGAGTGCGAGGACGGAGCACGTATGAAAATATACTCCAAAGGGGTTGATACCGGAGGGCACAGAACGAAAGCGGCGTATGCGTTTTGTAAACCACGGTACAGCCAGCGTGTATATGCGCTGAAGGGATCAAGCACCATCGGAGCACCGTTTATCAACAAGCGGGCCAGTACGAAAAACGAGGGCAAAGTAAACCTGTTTCTTGTAGGTGTAAATGCAGGAAAGGATGAAATTTACGCAAACATCGAAGTCAAAGAGCCTGGCCCGAACTATATGCACTTCCCTGATTATGACATCTATGACGATCAGTATTTCAAGCAGCTCACTGCAGAGAAGCGGGATAAAAAAACTGGTGGATGGGTCAAGTATCGGCACCGTAATGAGGCGATAGACTGCCGCAACTATGCCAATGCCGCGCTACAGCTCGCAGGAGTCGATGAACAGATACTGAATATAGGGAGACGGATTGGGATCGTATCAATTCAACCAAAAGATAGCGTTGAAAAAATTTCCCGCGGGAAAAAATCCGGAAGAAGAATCATTTCAAGGGGGCGATGA
- a CDS encoding phage tail tube protein: MSNQLTLKNVVLAKSGGAPVADDVITTNGLVFVNPKVKSGDYKDMGNGMMGATKTFIDPNWVNAEFDIPVQMKKASALGIAPSIDELLKICGLAETVTAATKVEYKPGGTGAGTGQIKVYTDGYVRALTGVAGNLKISGKVGEPLSATVSVKGFMADAAATAEENPIVTLDTNTAPLVTKVSVLTVGGATLNADSFDFDLGNQINEIYAINMAEYYMQDFDPTITVTAVKIKGTDEAAWTDFAAGTVREIIIQVGEAGSQIELSIPYAILKDVSESDDAGNVKISRTFRAQASAGNDNYTITYK; encoded by the coding sequence ATGTCGAATCAGCTGACGCTTAAAAATGTTGTCCTGGCAAAATCAGGAGGCGCACCGGTTGCTGATGATGTCATCACAACCAACGGGCTCGTTTTTGTCAATCCGAAGGTGAAATCCGGAGATTACAAAGACATGGGTAACGGGATGATGGGTGCTACCAAAACATTCATTGACCCCAACTGGGTCAATGCAGAGTTTGACATTCCTGTACAGATGAAAAAAGCGTCTGCACTAGGAATAGCCCCCAGCATCGACGAGCTGCTCAAAATCTGCGGACTTGCAGAAACGGTCACAGCAGCGACAAAGGTCGAGTACAAGCCGGGCGGAACCGGTGCAGGTACAGGACAGATCAAGGTTTATACCGACGGGTATGTCCGTGCTCTCACCGGTGTGGCAGGAAATCTGAAAATCAGCGGGAAAGTAGGTGAGCCATTGTCGGCTACGGTATCGGTCAAAGGGTTTATGGCTGATGCAGCCGCTACTGCGGAAGAAAACCCTATTGTTACGCTCGATACTAATACGGCTCCGCTGGTAACCAAAGTTTCGGTTCTGACCGTAGGGGGTGCGACGCTCAATGCAGACAGCTTCGATTTTGATCTCGGCAACCAGATCAATGAGATTTACGCGATCAATATGGCCGAATACTACATGCAGGATTTCGACCCTACGATCACTGTCACTGCGGTCAAGATCAAAGGAACCGATGAAGCTGCATGGACCGATTTCGCAGCGGGAACAGTACGGGAGATCATCATCCAAGTTGGTGAAGCTGGGTCACAGATCGAGCTCTCGATCCCCTATGCAATCCTCAAAGATGTCAGCGAGAGCGACGATGCCGGAAACGTCAAAATTTCCCGCACCTTCCGCGCTCAGGCATCTGCCGGGAACGACAATTACACGATCACCTACAAGTGA
- a CDS encoding head decoration protein has product MAETYTPDNLIAGETRTVCDIVTIASGGTALKRGAVLGKVTATGKLILSASAAVDGSQIPSAILAEDCDPSLADVTNVAVYIKGEFNANALSFGTGHTSASVKDALRDGGIYIKTAVTA; this is encoded by the coding sequence ATGGCTGAAACATATACACCGGACAATCTGATTGCCGGGGAGACACGGACGGTTTGCGACATCGTAACGATCGCATCAGGAGGCACAGCGCTCAAACGCGGTGCGGTATTGGGAAAAGTGACTGCAACAGGGAAACTTATACTGTCTGCATCTGCTGCAGTCGATGGTAGTCAAATACCGAGTGCTATTCTGGCAGAGGATTGCGATCCGAGCTTGGCGGACGTGACCAATGTCGCTGTCTACATCAAAGGAGAGTTCAACGCAAACGCATTGAGCTTCGGAACCGGGCATACGTCCGCGTCGGTAAAAGATGCGCTTCGTGATGGCGGAATCTATATCAAAACAGCCGTAACGGCATAA
- a CDS encoding S49 family peptidase translates to MSAILNAMANQPWLMMPDRLEMMAKIAKREHDVEALAARVGSKLDNTRTVEMRGSIAVIPVIGGIYRYANLFTEFCGGTSTEVLAKDIIAAGDNRSVSHIVLNFDTPGGQAAAIAENAELIRMVSKKKPVIAYVDDLAASAGYWLASACNHIAASKTAMVGSIGAVYSFRLYADGSEKIEIVSSVSPKKRPDIRTDEGKSQIQAWADKLGEIFVEDVAANRGVSVDEVLQRFGQGDLLIGSDALDAGMIDEITTFEALITELQS, encoded by the coding sequence ATGAGCGCAATTTTAAATGCGATGGCAAATCAGCCGTGGTTAATGATGCCGGACCGTCTGGAAATGATGGCAAAAATAGCCAAACGCGAACACGACGTTGAAGCGCTTGCGGCCCGTGTCGGGTCGAAGCTGGACAATACTCGTACCGTAGAGATGCGCGGGAGTATCGCCGTGATCCCCGTCATCGGAGGGATTTACCGATACGCAAACCTTTTTACCGAGTTTTGCGGTGGTACTTCAACGGAAGTGCTCGCCAAAGACATCATCGCGGCGGGGGACAACCGATCGGTGAGCCATATCGTGCTCAATTTCGACACCCCGGGCGGTCAAGCTGCTGCTATCGCTGAAAATGCAGAACTGATTCGTATGGTCAGCAAAAAGAAACCTGTAATCGCCTATGTGGATGATCTCGCCGCATCGGCCGGGTATTGGCTCGCCAGTGCGTGTAACCATATCGCCGCGTCCAAAACGGCTATGGTTGGGAGTATCGGTGCAGTGTATTCGTTTCGGCTATATGCCGACGGCAGCGAGAAGATCGAGATCGTCTCGTCAGTAAGTCCGAAAAAGCGTCCCGACATCCGAACTGATGAAGGGAAAAGCCAGATTCAGGCGTGGGCGGACAAGCTCGGCGAAATTTTTGTCGAGGATGTGGCCGCGAACAGAGGCGTCTCCGTCGATGAAGTGCTTCAGCGCTTTGGTCAGGGGGATCTACTCATCGGCAGCGACGCGCTCGATGCCGGGATGATCGATGAGATCACAACATTCGAGGCTCTGATCACAGAGCTTCAATCTTAA
- a CDS encoding Rho termination factor N-terminal domain-containing protein gives MEAIKLMNSAKVGGKLHKAKAVLVVGNGKDIDVKDAEYLVAHGAAEETFKPSSTQPSPKGDELSVEEMAVLDDLSQLKVDDLKKVCEYLGLEKYSGMNKKELIALIEDHRGIVDIDEMDEDALRELAEEEGITLPDDSDIETIRKIIATSIGE, from the coding sequence ATGGAAGCGATTAAACTCATGAATTCCGCCAAAGTAGGCGGAAAACTGCATAAGGCCAAAGCGGTGCTTGTAGTCGGTAACGGGAAAGACATCGATGTTAAAGATGCTGAGTATCTGGTGGCTCACGGTGCTGCAGAAGAGACATTCAAACCTTCATCTACACAACCATCTCCAAAGGGTGATGAACTCTCTGTTGAAGAGATGGCGGTACTGGATGATCTGAGTCAGCTCAAAGTTGACGACCTGAAAAAAGTATGTGAATACCTCGGTCTCGAAAAATACAGCGGTATGAACAAAAAAGAGCTGATCGCGCTGATCGAAGATCATCGCGGCATTGTCGACATCGACGAAATGGATGAAGACGCTCTGCGCGAGCTGGCTGAAGAGGAAGGGATTACGCTCCCAGACGATTCGGATATCGAGACTATCCGTAAAATCATTGCGACGAGCATCGGAGAGTAA